A genomic window from Deinococcus detaillensis includes:
- a CDS encoding ABC transporter permease, translating to MKWRTLLGWEVTLIVLVFAALFGGALLSPAFLTASNLTFLTANFSEVALIALSMTLIIIVAEIDLSVASTLGLSSAVLGALFAAGWPIPLAIVAALAVGALAGLFNGLLITRLGLPSLAVTIGTLALYRGLAYVVLGDKAIADFPAFYTNLGFGTLPGTPIPIPIALFFVLAVITVVVLHATAFGRSLYAIGANPVAARFAGLRVERVKLSLFVLSGLMSALAGVVYTFRFASARADNAVGLELGVIAAVLLGGVSIFGGKGSVVGAVAAVFLIGIINGALTIVDVSNEVLTVVTGLLLIGSVLVPNLLGHFRTYRERRRAKGDRVIQ from the coding sequence ATGAAATGGCGCACTCTGCTGGGCTGGGAAGTCACCTTGATCGTGCTGGTCTTCGCCGCCCTCTTCGGCGGGGCGCTGCTCTCGCCCGCCTTCTTGACCGCTTCCAACCTGACCTTCCTGACCGCCAATTTCAGCGAGGTGGCATTGATCGCGCTGAGCATGACCCTGATTATCATCGTGGCCGAGATCGATCTTTCGGTGGCTTCCACGCTGGGACTGTCCAGTGCGGTGCTGGGGGCACTCTTCGCGGCGGGCTGGCCGATTCCGCTGGCGATTGTGGCGGCTTTGGCGGTGGGCGCACTGGCCGGACTGTTCAATGGCCTGCTGATTACCCGGCTGGGCCTGCCCTCGCTGGCGGTCACAATTGGCACGCTGGCGCTCTACCGGGGGCTGGCTTACGTGGTGCTGGGCGACAAGGCCATCGCCGACTTTCCAGCCTTTTACACTAATTTGGGATTTGGCACGCTGCCGGGCACGCCGATTCCCATTCCCATCGCGCTGTTCTTTGTGCTGGCTGTCATCACGGTGGTGGTGCTCCACGCCACAGCTTTCGGGCGCAGCTTGTACGCCATCGGAGCCAATCCAGTGGCGGCGCGGTTCGCGGGCTTGCGGGTCGAGCGGGTCAAGCTGAGCCTCTTTGTGCTGTCGGGACTGATGTCGGCACTGGCAGGCGTGGTCTATACCTTCCGCTTTGCCAGTGCGCGGGCCGACAACGCCGTGGGCCTGGAACTCGGCGTGATCGCGGCGGTGCTGCTCGGCGGCGTCAGTATTTTTGGCGGCAAGGGCAGCGTGGTGGGCGCGGTGGCCGCCGTCTTTCTCATCGGCATCATCAACGGAGCGCTGACCATCGTGGATGTGTCCAACGAGGTGCTGACCGTCGTGACTGGCCTGCTGCTGATCGGCTCGGTGCTGGTGCCCAACCTGCTCGGCCACTTCCGC
- a CDS encoding ABC transporter permease, which yields MTGKIAQTQTSAPNLLTRLLRAREVSLMALLLFVTLGTAAINPLFLSFTSLKDLFLNVAIIALVVVGQTIVLLMKHVDLSVSSVVGLSAFLTGSLFVAFPGLPVPLALLFGLGLGAVLGSVNGLLVAYGKVPALVATLGTLYVFRGIDYAVVHGGQINASNLPPSFLGFATGNLLGVPNLVLLVIVVMLGFGIYLGSYRGGREYYAVGSNSEAAVLAGISVTRRTLTGFALSGAIAGLAGVLYLARYGTVDANAGSGLELQVIAAAVVGGVSINGGVGSLLGAGLGALLLGVMSSALVTLRAPGFYQQAIQGALLLAAISVDMLVSRRSAKQNAKGRQS from the coding sequence GTGACCGGCAAAATTGCTCAGACTCAGACCTCCGCCCCGAACCTCCTGACGCGGCTGCTCAGGGCGCGGGAAGTCAGTCTGATGGCGCTGCTGCTGTTCGTCACACTGGGTACGGCAGCCATCAATCCGCTATTTCTCAGCTTCACCAGCCTCAAGGATCTGTTTTTGAACGTGGCCATCATCGCGCTGGTAGTCGTCGGTCAGACCATCGTGCTGCTGATGAAACACGTGGATCTGAGCGTCAGCAGCGTGGTAGGCCTCAGCGCCTTCCTGACCGGCTCGCTGTTCGTGGCTTTTCCGGGCCTGCCGGTGCCGCTCGCCCTGCTGTTCGGTCTGGGGCTGGGCGCGGTGCTGGGCAGCGTCAACGGCTTACTGGTCGCTTACGGCAAGGTTCCGGCGCTGGTCGCCACCCTCGGCACGCTGTATGTCTTTCGGGGAATCGATTACGCGGTGGTTCACGGCGGTCAGATCAACGCTTCCAACTTGCCGCCGAGCTTTCTGGGCTTTGCGACGGGCAATCTGCTGGGCGTCCCCAATCTGGTGCTGCTGGTCATCGTGGTGATGCTGGGCTTCGGGATTTATCTGGGGTCGTACCGGGGCGGGCGCGAATACTACGCGGTGGGGTCCAACTCGGAGGCGGCGGTGCTGGCAGGCATCAGCGTCACCCGGCGCACCCTCACAGGATTTGCCCTCAGCGGGGCGATTGCCGGGCTGGCGGGCGTGCTGTATCTGGCCCGCTACGGTACGGTGGACGCCAACGCAGGCAGCGGCCTGGAGCTGCAAGTGATCGCGGCGGCGGTGGTCGGCGGCGTCAGCATCAACGGCGGAGTGGGCAGTCTGCTCGGCGCGGGCCTGGGCGCACTGCTGCTGGGCGTGATGAGCAGCGCTCTGGTGACGCTGCGGGCACCCGGCTTTTATCAGCAGGCCATTCAGGGGGCGCTGCTGCTGGCAGCCATCAGTGTGGACATGCTGGTGTCTCGCCGTAGCGCCAAGCAGAACGCCAAAGGTCGGCAATCATGA
- a CDS encoding sugar ABC transporter ATP-binding protein, translated as MTDLQNAQPNRQPLLTLSHASKSFGPVKALSDVSIDLFPGEAHALLGENGAGKSTFVKILAGVHKRDSGTLQVGGQDVHFHSPGEARDAGIAIIYQEPTLFPDLSVAENVLMGRQPSGGLGRIDKAAMRQQVAGLLSELGVTLDPARLVRGLSIADQQLVEIAKALSLKANVLIMDEPTAALTLSETERLFKVVRSLRERGAAVLFITHRLEEVFGECQRVTIMRDGTWVSSGPITDYDTDKVVRQMVGRDLGDLYPRGEAHLGEVALSVRGLRQAGVFDDISFEVRKGEIVGLAGLVGAGRSEVARAIFGIDPREGGEVRINGHVAPPLNPQAVMAAGLGLVPEDRRQQGLVMDMSIERNANLAILNRLRSGWLMNREAESSSARDWTTKLQLKAHRLTDPASSLSGGNQQKVVLAKWLATNPSVLIVDEPTRGIDVGAKAEVHKTLAELAASGLAVLMISSDLPEVLGMADRILVMREGQLVGELSREEGSEEAVMYLATGQRKQSSPLGGAA; from the coding sequence TTGACTGATCTTCAAAACGCCCAGCCCAACAGGCAGCCTCTCCTGACCCTCAGTCACGCCAGCAAATCCTTCGGCCCAGTCAAGGCGCTCTCGGATGTCAGCATCGACCTCTTTCCCGGCGAGGCTCACGCCCTGCTGGGCGAGAACGGCGCGGGCAAGTCAACCTTCGTCAAGATTCTGGCGGGTGTCCACAAGCGCGACAGTGGCACACTGCAAGTCGGCGGGCAAGATGTTCACTTTCACTCGCCCGGCGAAGCGCGGGACGCGGGCATTGCCATCATCTATCAGGAACCGACCCTCTTTCCTGATCTCAGCGTGGCTGAAAATGTGCTGATGGGACGGCAGCCCTCCGGCGGACTGGGCCGCATCGACAAGGCCGCCATGCGCCAGCAGGTCGCGGGGTTGCTGAGCGAACTCGGCGTCACGCTCGATCCGGCCCGGCTGGTGCGCGGCCTGAGCATCGCCGATCAGCAACTGGTCGAAATCGCCAAGGCCCTGTCGCTCAAGGCCAATGTCCTGATCATGGACGAGCCGACGGCGGCGCTGACATTATCGGAAACCGAGCGGCTGTTCAAGGTGGTGCGCTCGTTGCGGGAACGCGGCGCGGCGGTGCTATTTATTACCCACCGGCTTGAAGAAGTCTTCGGCGAGTGCCAGCGCGTGACCATCATGCGCGACGGCACCTGGGTCAGCAGTGGCCCAATCACTGACTACGACACCGATAAGGTGGTGCGGCAGATGGTGGGGCGCGATCTGGGCGACCTGTATCCACGCGGCGAGGCTCACTTGGGCGAAGTGGCCCTGTCGGTACGCGGACTCAGGCAAGCGGGCGTCTTTGACGACATCAGCTTTGAAGTGCGTAAAGGCGAGATCGTCGGGCTGGCGGGTCTGGTGGGCGCGGGCCGCAGCGAGGTGGCGCGGGCTATCTTTGGCATCGATCCACGTGAGGGCGGCGAGGTCAGGATCAATGGACACGTTGCCCCGCCGCTCAACCCGCAGGCGGTGATGGCCGCCGGGCTGGGTCTGGTGCCGGAAGACCGCCGCCAGCAGGGATTGGTGATGGACATGAGCATCGAGCGTAATGCCAATCTGGCCATTTTGAATCGGCTGCGGAGCGGCTGGCTGATGAACCGCGAGGCCGAGAGCAGCAGCGCCCGCGACTGGACCACCAAGCTGCAACTTAAGGCCCACCGCCTGACCGACCCGGCCAGCAGCTTATCGGGCGGCAATCAGCAGAAGGTGGTGCTGGCCAAGTGGCTGGCCACCAATCCCAGCGTCCTGATCGTGGACGAACCGACGCGCGGCATCGATGTGGGCGCAAAAGCCGAGGTGCATAAGACGTTAGCGGAGCTGGCCGCCTCGGGCCTCGCCGTGCTGATGATCTCCTCGGACTTGCCGGAGGTACTGGGCATGGCCGACCGCATTCTGGTGATGCGCGAGGGGCAACTCGTCGGCGAACTCAGCCGCGAGGAAGGCAGCGAGGAAGCCGTGATGTATCTGGCGACGGGGCAGCGTAAACAAAGCAGTCCACTGGGCGGCGCGGCGTGA
- a CDS encoding L-rhamnose mutarotase, with translation MTAPHQRVCFLLQVRPKRLEEYKSRHAAVWPEMLAALSTTGWHNYSLFLKEDGLLVGYFETPSLEAAQSRMANTEVNARWQSEMAPFFVDLAGTPDQGFLRLEEVFHLD, from the coding sequence ATGACCGCACCCCATCAACGAGTTTGCTTTCTACTTCAAGTGCGCCCCAAGCGCTTAGAAGAGTACAAATCCCGCCACGCCGCTGTCTGGCCCGAGATGTTGGCGGCCCTCTCAACAACCGGCTGGCACAACTATTCGCTTTTTCTCAAAGAGGACGGCTTACTCGTCGGCTATTTTGAAACGCCCAGCTTGGAAGCGGCGCAGTCCCGCATGGCGAATACAGAAGTCAATGCCCGCTGGCAAAGCGAAATGGCCCCGTTTTTTGTAGACCTGGCAGGCACGCCGGATCAGGGTTTTCTACGACTGGAAGAGGTGTTTCACCTTGACTGA
- a CDS encoding DeoR/GlpR family DNA-binding transcription regulator yields the protein MPSDTVAPLPGRQQDILRRALSEKVVRIKDLAAEFGVHEMTVRRDIDALCEQGKLLRVHGGAQLLDKTSEELSQQLRSAQHVEAKERIARAALALIQDGDTVALDASTTCLALARLLPARKVQAIACSLDAANVLASGGVPFLMVGGNFHTPARSFVGAFFTDTISRLHPDLVFFSAKGYTPDAGFTDPHLPEVGAKRALIASGSSVVALLDASKVGRRALATIATHADINTLITDADLPPEQRRRLEEDDIQVIMTG from the coding sequence ATGCCTAGTGACACTGTGGCTCCCTTGCCGGGACGCCAGCAAGACATCTTGCGCCGCGCCCTTAGCGAGAAAGTGGTGCGGATCAAAGACTTGGCCGCCGAGTTTGGTGTCCACGAAATGACCGTGCGCCGTGACATAGACGCGCTGTGCGAGCAGGGCAAGCTGCTGCGCGTTCACGGTGGAGCGCAACTGCTCGACAAAACCAGTGAAGAACTTTCTCAGCAATTGCGCTCGGCGCAGCATGTGGAGGCCAAAGAACGGATTGCCCGCGCCGCTCTGGCCCTGATCCAAGACGGCGACACGGTGGCTCTCGACGCCAGCACCACCTGTCTGGCGCTGGCCCGCTTGCTGCCGGCCCGCAAAGTGCAGGCGATTGCTTGCAGCTTGGACGCCGCCAACGTGCTGGCCAGCGGCGGCGTGCCGTTTTTGATGGTGGGCGGCAATTTTCACACGCCTGCCCGCTCGTTTGTGGGGGCATTTTTCACCGATACCATCTCGCGGCTGCATCCGGATCTGGTGTTTTTTTCGGCCAAAGGCTACACCCCCGACGCCGGTTTTACTGATCCTCATTTGCCGGAGGTGGGAGCCAAACGGGCGCTGATCGCCAGTGGCAGCAGCGTGGTGGCCCTTCTGGACGCCAGCAAAGTGGGCCGCCGGGCGCTGGCCACCATCGCCACCCACGCCGACATCAACACCCTGATTACCGACGCCGATTTGCCGCCGGAGCAGCGCAGGCGGCTGGAGGAAGACGACATTCAGGTGATCATGACGGGGTGA
- the rhaI gene encoding L-rhamnose isomerase, with protein MNPDLLTALKAQRIETPSWGYGNSGTRFKTFAAAGAARTIWEKLDDAAEVQRLTGIAPGVAIHIPWDAVDDYGELKKYASERGLTIGAINPNVFQDEEYRLGSVTNPDEAVREQAIQHLLDCVEVMKQTGSRDLSLWFADGTNYAGQDDLRSRKRRMRAGLKRVHDALPSGTRMLVEYKLFEPAFYATDLFDWGASYSHCLAIGDKAQVLVDLGHHAQGVNIEQIVAFLLDEGRLGGFHFNARRYGDDDLIVGTSNPFELFCIYAELVYGANSADDLTKQTAQNLSYMIDQSHNIEPKVEAMLQSVLNCQESYAKALLIDRDLLKEAQSKGDVLAAHRVMMDAFKTDVRPLLMELRAEMGIHSEPIEAHRQSGYQEKVARERGTQTGGGGYPVKGKAGVSR; from the coding sequence ATGAACCCAGACCTTCTGACCGCACTCAAAGCCCAGCGCATCGAGACGCCCTCGTGGGGCTACGGCAATTCCGGTACGCGCTTCAAGACCTTTGCCGCTGCGGGTGCGGCCCGAACCATCTGGGAAAAGCTGGACGACGCCGCCGAGGTTCAGCGCTTGACCGGCATCGCGCCCGGCGTGGCTATTCACATCCCCTGGGACGCGGTGGACGATTACGGCGAGTTAAAAAAATATGCTTCAGAGCGTGGCCTCACCATTGGCGCAATCAACCCCAACGTCTTTCAGGATGAGGAATACCGGCTGGGCAGCGTCACCAACCCGGATGAAGCGGTGCGCGAACAAGCTATTCAGCACCTGCTCGACTGCGTGGAGGTCATGAAGCAGACCGGCAGCCGCGACCTCTCGTTGTGGTTCGCGGACGGTACCAATTACGCCGGACAGGACGATCTGCGCTCACGCAAACGCCGAATGCGGGCGGGACTGAAGCGCGTTCACGACGCTCTGCCGAGCGGCACTCGGATGCTGGTGGAATACAAATTGTTTGAACCGGCTTTCTACGCTACCGATCTGTTTGACTGGGGCGCTTCGTACTCGCATTGCCTCGCCATTGGAGATAAGGCGCAAGTGCTGGTTGACCTCGGCCATCACGCGCAGGGCGTCAACATCGAGCAGATTGTGGCGTTTCTCTTGGACGAGGGGCGGCTGGGCGGCTTTCACTTCAATGCCCGCCGCTACGGCGACGACGACCTGATCGTGGGCACGTCCAACCCGTTTGAACTGTTCTGTATTTACGCTGAACTGGTTTACGGCGCGAACTCGGCGGACGATTTGACAAAGCAGACCGCTCAGAACTTGTCCTACATGATTGACCAGAGTCACAATATTGAGCCGAAGGTGGAGGCCATGCTGCAAAGCGTGCTGAACTGCCAGGAATCTTATGCCAAAGCTTTATTGATTGACCGTGATTTGCTCAAAGAGGCCCAGAGCAAGGGCGACGTGCTGGCCGCCCACCGCGTCATGATGGACGCCTTCAAAACCGATGTGCGTCCGCTGCTGATGGAACTGCGTGCCGAGATGGGCATTCACTCTGAACCGATTGAGGCGCACCGGCAAAGCGGTTATCAGGAAAAAGTGGCCCGCGAGCGCGGCACCCAGACGGGCGGCGGCGGCTATCCGGTCAAGGGAAAGGCGGGGGTGAGCCGCTAA
- a CDS encoding rhamnulokinase — protein sequence MSFIAVDLGASSGRVALGRLEGQPPQQRLSIEILHRFPNGGVPVRGGLYWDVLNIWREILHGLKLAAGRGEVASVGVNTWGVDYGLVDKRGELLGGVRHYRDSRTDGVLTRAFGLMPRADLYAHTGIQLLPINTAFQLLCESPTRLESAHKLLMTPDLFHFWLSGKAVCERTIASTSQMYDPRSREWSKSVLDALNLPANLLPEPVPAGTDLGPLTPEVSRLTNLSGTQVIAPAAHDTASAVAAVPAEGQDWAFVSSGTWTLVGLEVPEPVLTPAALAAELTNEAGANDQTLLMKNGMGLWLLQQCDLAWKLDYADLYAQAAQVEAGPLIDPEDARFAAPGADMPQRVQAYCLETQQTPPQTPAEITRCIVESLAQATAKALTVLEEVSGKHLNTVHIVGGGSQIALLNQRIADLSGKTVMAGPVEATLIGNLLIQAQTLGYLRRDELRGVVRRSETVQIFEPAALEAAHA from the coding sequence GTGAGTTTCATTGCCGTGGACTTGGGCGCGTCCAGCGGGCGGGTGGCGCTGGGACGGTTGGAAGGCCAGCCGCCGCAGCAGCGCCTCAGCATCGAGATTTTGCACCGCTTTCCCAACGGCGGCGTCCCCGTGCGCGGCGGCTTGTACTGGGATGTGCTGAATATCTGGCGCGAGATTCTGCACGGCCTCAAGCTGGCGGCTGGGCGCGGCGAGGTTGCCAGCGTGGGCGTCAATACCTGGGGCGTGGATTACGGTCTGGTGGATAAGCGCGGCGAACTGCTCGGCGGGGTGCGCCACTACCGCGATTCACGCACCGACGGCGTGCTGACGCGAGCCTTTGGGTTGATGCCCAGAGCCGACCTCTATGCCCACACCGGCATTCAGCTTTTGCCGATCAACACGGCCTTCCAACTGCTGTGCGAGTCGCCGACGCGCCTTGAATCTGCCCATAAATTGCTGATGACGCCCGACCTTTTTCACTTCTGGCTCAGCGGCAAAGCCGTCTGTGAGCGCACCATTGCCAGCACCTCGCAGATGTACGACCCCCGCAGCCGTGAGTGGTCAAAATCGGTATTAGATGCTCTGAACTTGCCCGCCAATTTACTCCCCGAACCGGTTCCCGCCGGAACGGACTTGGGGCCGCTGACGCCCGAAGTATCTCGCCTGACTAACCTGAGCGGAACGCAGGTGATCGCGCCCGCCGCCCACGACACGGCCTCCGCTGTGGCCGCCGTTCCTGCTGAGGGTCAGGACTGGGCCTTCGTGTCCAGCGGGACATGGACTCTGGTGGGCTTGGAAGTTCCCGAACCTGTGCTGACGCCCGCCGCCCTCGCCGCCGAGCTGACCAACGAGGCGGGCGCGAACGATCAGACCCTGCTGATGAAAAACGGTATGGGTCTGTGGCTCTTGCAGCAGTGCGATTTGGCTTGGAAGTTGGACTACGCTGACCTCTACGCGCAGGCCGCACAGGTTGAAGCTGGCCCGCTGATTGATCCCGAAGATGCCCGTTTTGCCGCGCCGGGGGCTGATATGCCGCAGCGTGTTCAGGCGTATTGCTTGGAAACTCAGCAAACCCCACCCCAGACCCCCGCCGAGATCACCCGCTGCATCGTGGAAAGTTTGGCGCAGGCCACCGCAAAGGCGCTGACGGTGCTGGAGGAGGTCAGCGGTAAGCACCTGAACACCGTTCATATCGTGGGCGGCGGTTCGCAGATTGCCCTACTCAATCAGCGCATTGCCGACCTCTCCGGCAAAACGGTGATGGCGGGGCCAGTGGAAGCCACCCTGATCGGCAATTTGCTGATTCAGGCGCAGACGCTGGGGTATTTGCGGCGGGACGAACTGCGCGGCGTGGTGCGGCGCTCCGAAACTGTGCAGATCTTTGAACCCGCCGCACTGGAGGCCGCTCATGCCTAA
- a CDS encoding class II aldolase/adducin family protein produces the protein MPKILNELLSLSHTLGNPQHPWAILGEGNTSARLSADTFLVKASGSELRTLTEAHLSEVQFAPLLDVLSSNRPYADADIKALLTGASLTPALPSVETLLHAFLLGLPDVNFVGHTHPVSINGLTCSARGWSALQAGGRLFPDEIVVCGPAPCCVPYTDPGLWLARALRDAIEFHQQAHGVTPKTIYLQNHGFIALGKSAREVQAVTQMADKAAQILLHALACGTPTYLTPEQVARIYQRPDEHHRQKALGL, from the coding sequence ATGCCTAAAATCCTGAATGAACTGCTCTCGCTCTCGCACACGCTGGGCAACCCGCAGCACCCCTGGGCGATTCTGGGCGAGGGCAACACCTCGGCACGCCTGAGCGCCGACACCTTTTTGGTCAAGGCGAGCGGCTCCGAGCTGCGAACGCTGACCGAGGCCCACCTCAGCGAAGTGCAGTTTGCGCCGCTGCTGGACGTACTGAGCAGTAATCGGCCCTACGCCGACGCCGACATCAAAGCTCTGCTGACCGGTGCCAGTCTGACGCCCGCCCTGCCCTCAGTGGAAACGCTGCTGCACGCCTTCTTGCTGGGCTTGCCGGACGTGAACTTTGTGGGCCACACCCATCCGGTGTCTATCAACGGCCTGACCTGCTCGGCTCGGGGCTGGTCTGCTCTGCAAGCAGGCGGACGGCTCTTTCCCGACGAAATCGTGGTGTGCGGCCCCGCGCCGTGCTGCGTGCCGTATACCGATCCAGGGTTGTGGCTGGCCCGCGCTTTAAGGGACGCCATTGAGTTTCATCAGCAGGCGCACGGCGTCACGCCCAAAACCATCTACCTGCAAAACCACGGCTTCATCGCGCTGGGCAAGTCTGCCCGTGAGGTGCAGGCCGTGACCCAGATGGCCGACAAAGCCGCCCAGATTTTGCTGCATGCCCTCGCCTGCGGCACCCCCACTTACCTGACCCCCGAACAGGTGGCCCGCATCTATCAGCGCCCCGACGAGCACCACCGCCAGAAAGCTTTAGGGCTTTAA